In a single window of the Streptomyces sp. NBC_00285 genome:
- a CDS encoding HAD family hydrolase produces the protein MAAVLFDFSGTLFRIESTESWLRAGLDTAELSLPEAELTRAAQELERVGALPGGVAPGVPMPDEVAAVWGVRDESAELHRAAYTGLSRQVPLPDPALHDALYDRHMSPAAWQPYPDAVEVLGALRERGIPVGVVSNIGWDLRPVFRAHGLDRYVDAYVLSYEHGIQKPDPRLFRTACTALGVAPGDVLMVGDDRRADGGAAALGCGVHFVDHLPVARRPDGLRPVLGLVG, from the coding sequence ATGGCTGCTGTGCTGTTCGACTTCTCGGGAACCCTCTTCCGGATCGAGTCCACCGAGTCCTGGTTGCGGGCCGGTCTGGACACGGCGGAACTGTCCCTCCCCGAGGCCGAGTTGACGCGGGCCGCACAGGAGCTTGAGCGCGTGGGAGCGTTGCCGGGCGGAGTGGCGCCCGGGGTTCCGATGCCGGACGAGGTCGCCGCCGTGTGGGGAGTTCGGGACGAGAGCGCCGAACTGCACCGGGCCGCCTACACCGGGCTCTCACGGCAGGTCCCGCTGCCTGACCCCGCCCTGCACGACGCGTTGTACGACCGGCACATGTCGCCGGCGGCCTGGCAGCCCTACCCCGACGCCGTCGAGGTGCTGGGTGCGCTGCGCGAGCGCGGGATCCCGGTGGGCGTGGTCAGCAACATCGGCTGGGATCTGCGGCCGGTCTTCCGCGCGCACGGGCTCGATCGTTACGTCGACGCCTATGTGCTGTCGTACGAGCACGGCATCCAGAAGCCGGACCCCAGGCTGTTCAGGACCGCCTGCACGGCGCTCGGCGTGGCGCCCGGGGACGTGCTGATGGTCGGTGACGACCGGCGGGCGGACGGTGGCGCGGCGGCCCTGGGGTGCGGGGTGCACTTCGTTGATCATCTGCCGGTGGCGCGGCGCCCCGACGGGCTGCGGCCGGTCCTCGGCCTGGTGGGTTGA
- a CDS encoding cellulosome protein yields MDAVAAEGPTPEKLTIDLGTETGPFHGGASGTLYGLYGDGVPSRVVVEGMYPRTVTTKAQDGIQHPGGDALEILPPFVAAGGQDIYVYLPDSYRGFPYEWPGATGEERLAGHLDVIRRQVEQVLTLGELKAHVVYVPFNEPEGNMFGEGEWSYDQVSWRTEPDHYFAAWEASYHLIKDLDPEARVAGPNTCILYPEVRDFLEFAKAHDVLPDIVTWHELSSPAEVRTNVAKYRDLERELGIGPLPVNINEYAHNYHVSVPGQMIQWIAAIEESKVDADLAYWNIAGNLNDSAVEANKANGQWWLYNAYGQLTGNTVRVVAPHPNVQYTLQGVAAIDREKRQARALFGGAGGAADLVFEGVDAEVFGAATHMRLVEIPWTGQVGASAQPLRLRDEEIPVSDGKVTISLTGLDEMSAYQVILSPGGNGAVPLPPSVRWRRTYEAEDATYTGSGYSKNGPEGSPSAVDRFATSGGYHVGGLRTGSDGVLAFDVEVPQDGTYDLVVFANSHNLADLVRELGPTNVFLRVDGGDPRELRLPLGYKPAVWGHTDTRVPLTAGRHRITLAAQDPELGATKGDAFVDRLDLVLRGEDETALYDAEFADLGGGARVSHAHRGASGPGVAVLPRGGTVTFWTYAADDGEASVTVDLLGPGEGVFSVNGEEIGRVERGAVPLFLAGGINRITVTGTSDRLVVDRVRIGPSRGLLPVTAYPAEDGIPTGAAKVTGYPYATGGKAVDGVGAGPANALTLTVTAQSAGRHALTIRYSNGEQPPSTHYNPDPVCRHADVSVNDGPAHRVLFPTTFHFNNFWNLSVPVTLRPGPNTLTFTADALPDFGGGTADEHGRRSAYAPVIDRVTVTPLAPGDEPS; encoded by the coding sequence ATGGATGCCGTGGCAGCCGAAGGCCCCACCCCCGAGAAACTCACCATCGACCTCGGCACCGAGACCGGCCCCTTCCATGGAGGAGCGAGCGGCACCCTCTACGGTCTGTACGGCGACGGCGTGCCCAGCCGCGTCGTGGTCGAGGGCATGTATCCGCGCACGGTGACCACCAAGGCCCAGGACGGCATCCAGCACCCCGGCGGTGACGCCCTGGAGATCCTGCCGCCCTTCGTCGCGGCCGGCGGCCAGGACATCTACGTCTATCTGCCCGACTCCTACCGCGGCTTTCCCTACGAGTGGCCCGGCGCCACCGGCGAGGAGCGGCTCGCCGGACACCTGGACGTGATCCGCCGCCAGGTCGAACAGGTCCTCACGCTGGGAGAGTTGAAGGCGCACGTCGTGTACGTGCCGTTCAACGAGCCCGAGGGCAACATGTTCGGCGAGGGGGAGTGGAGCTACGACCAGGTCTCCTGGCGGACCGAACCCGACCACTACTTCGCCGCCTGGGAAGCCTCGTATCACCTGATCAAGGACCTCGACCCGGAGGCCCGCGTGGCCGGACCCAACACCTGCATCCTGTACCCCGAGGTCAGGGACTTCCTGGAATTCGCCAAGGCCCACGACGTGCTGCCCGACATCGTCACCTGGCACGAGCTGTCCTCACCGGCCGAGGTCCGCACCAACGTCGCCAAGTACCGTGATCTGGAGCGCGAGTTGGGCATCGGCCCGCTCCCCGTCAACATCAACGAGTACGCGCACAATTACCACGTCTCCGTGCCCGGCCAGATGATTCAGTGGATCGCCGCGATCGAGGAGTCGAAGGTCGACGCCGACCTCGCCTACTGGAACATCGCCGGCAACCTCAACGACTCGGCGGTGGAGGCGAACAAGGCCAACGGCCAGTGGTGGCTGTACAACGCCTACGGACAGTTGACCGGGAACACCGTCCGGGTCGTCGCCCCGCACCCCAACGTGCAGTACACCCTGCAGGGCGTCGCGGCCATCGACCGGGAGAAGCGGCAGGCGCGGGCCCTGTTCGGCGGGGCGGGCGGCGCGGCGGACCTCGTCTTCGAGGGCGTGGACGCGGAGGTGTTCGGTGCGGCCACCCACATGCGGCTCGTGGAGATCCCCTGGACGGGTCAAGTGGGCGCGAGCGCACAGCCCTTGCGGCTGCGCGACGAGGAAATCCCGGTGTCCGACGGGAAGGTGACGATCAGTCTGACGGGACTCGACGAGATGTCCGCCTACCAGGTGATCCTGTCGCCGGGCGGAAACGGGGCCGTGCCCCTGCCGCCCTCGGTGCGCTGGAGGCGGACCTACGAGGCTGAGGACGCCACGTACACGGGCAGCGGTTACTCGAAGAACGGGCCCGAGGGTTCTCCGTCCGCCGTCGACCGGTTCGCCACCTCCGGCGGATACCACGTGGGCGGTCTGCGCACCGGATCCGACGGCGTGCTCGCCTTCGACGTCGAGGTCCCGCAGGACGGCACCTATGACCTCGTGGTGTTCGCCAACTCGCACAATCTCGCCGACCTGGTACGCGAACTGGGGCCCACCAACGTCTTCCTGCGCGTCGACGGTGGGGACCCGCGCGAGCTGCGGCTGCCGCTCGGCTACAAGCCGGCGGTGTGGGGGCACACCGACACTCGCGTCCCGCTGACCGCCGGTCGGCACCGGATCACCCTCGCGGCCCAGGACCCGGAGCTCGGGGCCACCAAGGGCGACGCGTTCGTCGACAGACTGGACCTCGTGCTGCGAGGCGAGGACGAAACCGCGCTGTACGACGCCGAGTTCGCGGATCTCGGCGGCGGCGCCCGGGTCAGCCACGCCCACCGAGGCGCCTCGGGGCCGGGAGTCGCCGTGCTCCCGCGAGGCGGCACCGTCACCTTCTGGACGTATGCGGCCGACGACGGGGAGGCCTCCGTGACCGTCGACCTGCTCGGACCCGGCGAGGGTGTGTTCAGCGTCAACGGCGAGGAGATCGGGCGCGTCGAGCGCGGTGCCGTACCGCTCTTCCTGGCGGGCGGCATCAACCGGATCACCGTCACCGGGACGTCGGACCGTCTGGTCGTGGACCGGGTTCGGATCGGCCCCTCGCGGGGCCTGCTGCCCGTCACCGCCTACCCGGCCGAGGACGGCATCCCGACCGGCGCCGCGAAGGTGACCGGATATCCGTACGCCACCGGCGGCAAGGCGGTCGACGGCGTCGGTGCCGGGCCCGCGAACGCACTCACCCTGACGGTCACGGCGCAGAGCGCCGGGCGCCACGCGCTGACGATCCGCTACTCCAACGGCGAGCAGCCCCCCTCCACCCACTACAACCCGGACCCGGTCTGCCGTCACGCCGACGTCTCCGTCAACGACGGCCCCGCGCACCGCGTCCTGTTCCCCACGACCTTCCACTTCAACAACTTCTGGAACCTGTCCGTGCCCGTCACCCTGCGCCCGGGCCCGAACACCCTCACCTTCACCGCCGACGCACTGCCTGACTTCGGCGGCGGCACGGCGGACGAACACGGCCGGCGTTCCGCGTACGCCCCCGTCATCGACCGGGTCACGGTGACACCGCTGGCCCCGGGGGACGAGCCTTCCTGA
- a CDS encoding phosphatase PAP2 family protein gives MHTPSVDSPPRSPEHRTAARVTGVLALCSVLLLVLVATRWHPLLTVDGDIADTTHDWAVDEPGLTHAFRILTDWVWDPWTMRILCAVAAIWLVWRRNARWTAVWLVATCAVGTLVQQVLKAAVGRERPVWPDPVDTAHFAAYPSGHALTATVVCGLLLWLLHHYGAGRALWRTGLALTVISVAGVGLTRIWLGVHWPSDVLGGWLLGGMLVSLAVLVHQRYRP, from the coding sequence ATGCACACCCCGTCCGTCGACTCCCCGCCCCGTTCACCGGAGCACCGGACCGCGGCTCGCGTCACCGGTGTCCTGGCCCTGTGCTCTGTGCTGCTGCTCGTGCTGGTCGCGACCCGGTGGCACCCGCTGCTCACCGTCGACGGCGACATCGCCGACACCACCCACGACTGGGCGGTCGACGAACCAGGGCTCACCCATGCCTTCCGCATCCTCACGGACTGGGTCTGGGACCCCTGGACGATGCGCATCCTGTGTGCGGTCGCGGCCATCTGGCTGGTGTGGCGGCGCAACGCCCGCTGGACGGCCGTATGGCTGGTGGCCACATGTGCGGTGGGCACACTGGTCCAGCAGGTCCTGAAGGCCGCGGTCGGCCGTGAACGTCCCGTCTGGCCCGACCCCGTCGACACCGCGCACTTCGCGGCCTACCCGTCGGGCCACGCTCTGACGGCCACGGTCGTCTGCGGCCTGCTCCTGTGGCTCCTCCACCACTACGGCGCCGGCCGCGCCCTGTGGCGCACGGGCCTGGCACTGACCGTGATCTCCGTCGCGGGCGTGGGGCTGACCCGCATCTGGCTGGGCGTCCACTGGCCCTCCGACGTCCTCGGCGGCTGGCTCCTGGGCGGCATGCTGGTGAGCCTGGCGGTGCTGGTCCACCAGCGGTACCGGCCGTGA
- a CDS encoding DUF5134 domain-containing protein has translation MHGPASSGWLLVALCAATGAYCLLRMRSSVEEQRRAAGGEALMGFGMAAMAVPAAVFTPPSWAWPLYTAVFGGAALRALWAARTSSHHLHHLVGAFAMVYMAVAMAASPGHHGGSGTPLVTGVLLLYFAGFVLLSGVRLIPVTAGGGTVGWSDRPELARACRLSMGIAMVAMLLTL, from the coding sequence ATGCACGGACCGGCTTCGTCCGGCTGGCTGCTGGTGGCACTCTGCGCTGCGACCGGGGCGTACTGCCTGCTGCGGATGCGCAGCAGCGTCGAGGAACAGCGCCGGGCCGCGGGCGGCGAGGCGCTGATGGGCTTCGGGATGGCCGCGATGGCCGTACCGGCCGCCGTGTTCACTCCACCGTCGTGGGCCTGGCCCCTCTACACGGCCGTGTTCGGCGGAGCGGCACTGCGCGCGTTGTGGGCGGCGCGCACGAGCTCCCATCATCTGCACCACCTGGTGGGCGCTTTCGCCATGGTCTACATGGCGGTGGCGATGGCTGCCTCCCCCGGACACCACGGTGGTTCGGGAACTCCCCTCGTGACGGGGGTGCTGCTTCTCTACTTCGCCGGATTCGTACTGCTGTCCGGTGTCCGTCTGATACCGGTGACAGCCGGTGGCGGAACCGTCGGCTGGAGTGACCGGCCCGAACTGGCGCGGGCGTGCCGGCTCTCGATGGGTATCGCGATGGTGGCCATGCTGCTGACCCTCTGA